Part of the Clarias gariepinus isolate MV-2021 ecotype Netherlands chromosome 25, CGAR_prim_01v2, whole genome shotgun sequence genome is shown below.
caatctactttttctatttctcaCCTGTGATTCCCTCCTTGCATTTGGCTGACGAGATGTCTTTAGATTAAACAAGGCGTAAACATAAACTTATTAAATGCTCCCGTTCCCAGTGACTGTAACCAAATAAAATGACAGCTTTGAATAATTCCTAGCCTTATCTTCAAGTTActtaagaatttaaaaacagGACTTTTAGGTTTTGCACAGGATGCATTTTAGTTTATTTGAGATTACAGCAAGTCTGGTCAAACGCACCACTGGAACATTCACAACTTAGACGTGTCGTGGAGCCGCAGATGATATTACTGGTCTGGTTCTGGAGTTAGTTTTGCATAAAAACATTGCTGGGCATCTAATTTTAATCTATCACTTTATCCAGTTAGCAATTAACTAAACCGACTGCGCTTTCCAGATGTCTGCACTTTCACCTTAGGTTTACTTCTGGTTGTCCGAGTTAATGCCCCTCCTCacgttagaaaaaaaaatctctctgtaAGGTTCAAATTCTAACCTTATGTGTTTAATTTGGTGAGCTCGTACTGTTTAGTTTGACCAGCTAACGCGAACGCTGTGGCAACATTAGTGAATGGTAACAAAacgctaaaataaaaaattaaaagaagctaTACGTTAACTTACTTGGGTATGGCTTCCCACGGTTCCACGGAGATACTATTCTTTtctaaacaaattataaaattagTTCATGAACACATTTAAGTAATTAGTTTTACTAGTTTCATTGCGTTTCCATAAACATAGCCCACAGCCGGAAAACAGTAAAAACGGCGCCGGTTGCTCAGTAGCCAATCACAgatgaaataatttaaagatAGCCCCGCCCAAGTTAATGTCTGTCGACCAATAAAATTTGAATCCTGAATCTGTCACCCGCAGGACGGCAAAGACTTATCGTGTCATTTCGACCATGCTTTTAATCAAGTTACCTGTAAACACAATTACATAACAGTTTGTTGGCATATATGCAGCAAATACTGCATATAAATACACGTCTTGTAAGACTATAAGACAAGTCCTATAAGACTTGTGCTTCTCGTATCCAGTTCAACCACAAACCTCGCTCTGTCTACTGTACCCTGTCCAGCGTGTAACAGCAGGAGCCTAAATGCATTATTTACGAGACTGAAACTGATCGCAGAACAGTCCGTGTCAGGAGTAACCATAGTTGCAACTCGATTGCTTTACACCGTGTCTCGTTCTCAGCAAATGCACTCAGACTGAATTATAATCAACTTGATGACATCAAAAGGTAAGTTGGTCATATTTCGTCGTTACCTTAGTATTTCGTATTAAACTATTGAGTAAATATGCAAAAAGTCATAATTCTACtgttctttaattatttaaaatttataccCTTTGAATAAAACCACTAGACCACTAAAAAGAATAATGATAAATCACTGATTTGATTTTTCCCCCTTCCATTTCTACTTGTTAGTACTTTAACCCATATCAGATTATATAAAGGGTCAATGGACCATAATTAtagctatattaaaaaaaaaaaaaaaaaaaactaacacaccaatattttatataatgtttatcctatcagttacaaaaaaaagtcgaCTGCTTTGTACCAGCACAGTGAAGAAAGGAGACAGTTGATCTTGTAGACACTGTAAACAGTGCAAATGGGAGAAGACAACACAGATGTTAAGGAGGACTCTAAGGAACGTACTTTGGTACTCTGGGAGAAACAATTTCAGCAGACCATATTTGTAGACATCAGTGACAATGATGACAGCCTCCATTTCAGTCATCTACAGAGCTCCATCACCATGCATGTTTCACACAGCTTGGCTGCATCTAGCGGTAAGATATTTacctaatttattttattttcctcttgTACAGCCTTTGGTTTTCAATAGGATATTCTGAGCAGAGCAAACCTGGTAACacaaagcaaagtttttgtaaATAGTGCAGTATTTGACATAAAAGCCTTCTGGATttggatgaaaaaaataaatgaggcATAATGTTCCATCAGCGTGTAGTTTTTTTTGAAGGTTTTTAAATTCATGGTGAGGATTTCATATGTGATCTCGACTAGTGAGCATGTAATATTCGACTGTGTTAGTTCACAACAGACTTGCCAGCTTTGGTTCCCAATGAGTTACAACAAAGTCATTAGTCTCcttaaactactgtatataatacatTCATGTGAACCAGGTGAGGAAGTAAtcataaaaatagtttttgtatATGTCACTTTGTTTTACATGGGAtagcattaaattttttttccaattttctgctGATGACTAAAAGACCCGGATCATACTGTACTCCTTCCCCAGTTATGCCGTGCCAGGTGTGTTGCCTCAcatattttcattttgatgTAGGAAAAGTCCAGAATTACTTTAATCACATCAAATTCGATTTGTGTAACAGACATTAAGAACTGATGCTGATCTTTTATCCTCTGTGGATTGGACTTGGGCTTTAACAACAATTGTGTCTTCCTCGTCAAGTtctatacacatactgtaaacaaataaccagagataaaaaaaaaaacacttttttcaaaaatgaaaCAACATTCAGAACCACGGTGGaaattgttttgaaaaaaaaagttatttttttctgttggaGTACACCAGTCTCCCACTTTTCCCACCACAtttctttacatatttttttagttcACAGATGTTTGAggctatttttattaattaggcCCTGATAAATAAAACACCGAATTAAAAGAGTGTCTTTTTCTCATGTCCGTAAACAATAAAGTTTTAGTTTGTcttctttttatattgtatgtatacatatgtaAGGCAGTTATAAACTTGAATATTGTAAACTTGTTAACACTGTAGATAAGCTCAGGGTCCGCCGTCTAATTATTTGTTAACATTTTGGTGTACAATGTGATTTGATTACTCAAAAAATATAAGGatcatttgtatttaaattgcAGGGAACCCAGGTCTGTCTGGTTCATCCAAGTTTGTAGAAGACTCTGCTAAAAGCTCCTTCTACATCAGTAGCAATAATAGAGATTATAGCAACAAAAGCAAggtgaaaagaaatgaaatgaaagtttCAGTCCCACAGCCTCACACACTACCAGAGCAGATGAGGTGGACACATGAAGAAGACAACACAAGTGACGAAGACCAGGAGGAGCTCCCATATGATGGAAAGCAGCAATATAATTGCAGCAATAGTCTCAAACAGGGTAACCACAGCACTGATGCTTTTACCACTCTCAGAAGCGGTGACAAGTTGGTCAGTGGTGGTATTGTCAACACCATTTGTAGAAAACCTGTATTTGCAGAAAAATATCACCAAGCTTCTATCCCAGACTTTCTTGCCAGGCATTTTTCTTTTGATGAGTTGTTCAACTGTGGCAGACTGATTGAGGCTGAGACTATGCCGGAAGTTTCACTGATGGACAGCATAAAtgaaacaacaagaaaaacttCACCCAAACCACACAGCACTACAGAAAAACACAGTATAAAGTTCAAAACCAGTGTTTTTGAGCTCAACAGGGATGAAAACCTTACCACATTAGAGGTAACAGACTCAAAGGCAAAGTCTGCAGGAACAGAAACACATGACAGTAACAAAGATAACGAGGTGTTAAATCAGTCAGACTTCTCAGAAAAATCCAAATCATACTCCAGTAGTAGTATACACTCTAGTCCTGGTACTCCATTAGTGGCAACTGAAGATGAGAAAGAAGTAGTGGAGAATAATCTACAACAAAGCTGTAGTGTCAAGCCTCCTAAACTACATGAAATAGACACCCGGACTATTAAATCTTCTTTGGGAAAGACATCGTCATCCAATGAACTAAAATATGGACAGGGCCAGGTGCACTTCCCTCTTCCTGACTTCTCCAAAGTGGCTCCCAAAATCAAGTTCCCCAAAAATGATGGCGTTTCCAAGCCTGGCTATGTCCCAGCTACGAACAGAGCTCAGACAACACAGGACATCCCCAGTATATTATCTTCTCCCTGTAAAGCCGATGTCATCAGTAGAGTTTTGGAAGACTCTGACTGGCTGCCCGAAAAGCCAAAAATGGACAAAGATGAAATGTTGCAGTCCATATTTGATCAGGAATTACAGgtgaaaatgcattttattctattattttaacAACAACGTAAAATAAGCAATTtggtttaatatattttaatatattgtgttATTGAATCACAAAAGCTTCCAATATttcatttcaaatgaaaaataaagcagTCACAGAATGCATGATTGTTAGAATCTGGTTGGTCACATGGTGCTgattaaaaatgtttctgtaaTCATTTAGATACCAACATTGTCTATGACAATACATGTTATAATGCACCTTTTTACCACCTCAAAATTTATTGTTTGAGCtaaaacaaatgtgttttatttctcttaaatATCAGCAATTTAcaacaaataattaattaattaatagcaTGCTGTGGTttttcaacccagtttttatagttacatttaaagcTATGGTAAGTCAGTTCCTCACCACTCTCTCATTTTATACAACAATACAATGAGTACAAGAAAAAGTCAGAGAAATCCTAAAACACAAAGTCTTTTGTCCTGAAGACTCCCGTGGAAGAAAAGATGCTGATCAATACAAAACATTGACACCCAAGACCtatttaagataaaaatgaatGTCTCCTTACAGAGATGTTTTCAAAAAATTTTTACACTGTTATACTAAATATACTGCATATGTAGTATAATATTTTGGTATACAATTAGTTTTTACTGGTGCACATTAAAGTATTAATTATTAGTAgcattcattttaatgtttttacttcatcttcttttttaaaaagaaacagtatTTCACTGAAACAATAATCTCAAAACTTtcgagcaaaaaaaaagaagacatccAAGACAGAAAAGACGATTTCAAGGCTGTGCCACACACTTTCCCGTCGACTAAAGAAGGTAAGCAGCTGTACTCTTTACTGTTCCCATTCATTAAATATGAGAAGAGTTCTCGATGACATGCACTTTATTCCTGAATAGACATTAGGAGGAAACCTGAGCTGACAGAGCCGTCCAACAACAGCTTTGTCCTGACATgaataagcttttatttaaatagaactgaaaaaagtttttgaaaCACAGGGGACTACGATCAGACAGAGAAAATGTCATACTAACATGCCGAGTATGTATGTCTTTGTGCAGTGCTACTGTTATGgttatgtaaataacaatacatACAAGAATTTATTGTTTGGTTTAACCTAGTTTAGTTGAACTTATCTgtacataaaaaacatttatagtattatacaccatatatatatactagatGGGTAGTatgtctttgctttttttttttttttacagtttttccaACATGcattgtttatgtaaatgtagtTTTACACACTTTTATACTTCAATTGACAGGGATCTAAAGTGTAGGAATTAATAGAGGACCATTGGTGGTGTTTGTAGGGTTTGATGAGAAGAAGATCCAGAGCTGTCTATCTAAACAGAAGAGTCAAACTGAGGGCTACAGGCTCACCGTTGAGCTCAAAGACATTATCAACCACTTTAAAGTGCAGGTAATACCGAATGCCTCtaaatatttaaagcaaataacattaaattacTATACATTGAAATTGGACAGCACAGGAGTATATTGTTTAGCACTGTGCCCTCACACCCTCACAAAACCCTTGTATGTCTTCCACGAGCCTTGTGGGTTACCTCggagtactctggttttctccaacagtccgaagacatgcagattaggcgttTCCAACTTTCCAATAGTGTGTGAGTTAGtgtatgtgcttgtgtgccctgcaatggatttgcaccctgtcttgtgccccgagtcccctgcgataggctccaggactcctgttaccctgtacaggatatgcgggtatagtgagtgagtggattaaaatcattttttagataaggttctgtatttataatattttaatgcaaTGCTAGTCAGATAAGTCaagtcattttatttgtatagcatgtTTATTGTGAAAAGTACTTTGTAAGAAATATTTCTTTGATCCCCAAATCCTTGACAAAAATAAGTAACTACCCTAATTGGCTCTATTTAAATAACTTTCATTTAATGGTCAATGCTCAAGATTGGATACCATTTATTCAGGTCATCTTGATTTTTTAGCAATACAGAGGTACAGCAAATACATGAATAAAGCATAAATCACATATGAATCATAAGGTCCTGGGTTGTCAGTGGCGGCTACTGGTCTGTCAAATAGGGGAAGCTCATTTTCGGCCTACATCATaaaattgtctatttatttaaaagtaaattctgcCCTACGTTCCTTTTTAAGAAAATGGTCTGTGACCCTGTCGTACCAACTAGGCGTCTTTTCCAGTGACTTGACCAGTGTCCTCTCAATGGCCAGCAGAGCTAGCCTGCTTAAACGGCCTTGGCCCATTGTGTTTCGGGTGTAGGACTTGAGCCGCTTTAAACAGGAGAAGCTCCTTTCTACACCTGCAGATGTGGCTCCAATTGTTGCCACTAATGAGAACAGTTTGTAAAGCTGAGGCATTGCACTGTCCAACTTCATGTCTTCATGTCTCCATCGCCCTCTGCTGGACAATATCAAAGACCACATCAGTCTCAGAGAAAATTTGTTCATATGtgtacaacatgaacacaaactcaaaatcctccagtttcctcacaaAGCCTTTGGCACAATTCAGTGTATCATCATCCATTGTTGTATCTGCAATGATGTTCCCAAATGTATGCAGGAGGCCATCATAATTGTTTGCCACAGTGCTCACTATCCGTGATGTGAAATTCCATCAAGTAGGAGCGTTTCTGGGAAACCTTGAACAGCCTGCAGACTCCAGAAAAGATGTCCTCTTTGTGGATTTAAAATGTGGCAAATCCAGAGAGTGATGCAAAAAAGATTCTGCACTCAGGCAAGTATTTAGCCCCCTGTGACAGCACCAGattcagtctgtgtgcatagcaATGCACAAACATTGCACTGGGGGCTATTGCTTTCACTTTGGCCTGCAGACCATTGAGATCTGAAGCCATGACAGCAGCCCTATCATAGGTCTGTGCCACAAGCTTATCCTTAAAATTGTAGCCCTGCATGTtctcatttaatattaaaaaaaaaaaaatgggagcaaaaaagGGAGCATCCTGAATTTCATCTCTGATCTGATCAGAAATGGTGGCTGCAAGAGCAGAGATCAAGTCATTTTGAATAGTATGGGACATACCAGAAAACACAGTTGAGGACTCGAATTGTGTGGACAGGACAGAGTCATAtttagctaatgtttctgtgaaCTCCGTGTAATTCCCCTTGTTGGATGATTCACTACTCTCATCATGTCCCCTAAATGACAGCTTCTGCCGGCCTAACAAGGATGTCACATCAATAAGGCGGTTTAGGAAGGCCCTGTTTTGTTTGACTGTTTCGTTTGACTGTTTCATTATGTTTAGCCACTAATTCTAAGTTTTTTCCTCGTAAGGAACACTTTCAAATGACTTCGCCAAAATCAGGTCGACAATATTAGCACTGTCTGCCATCGTGTGCAGTTTTACCCACGACGCTAGCCTAGCCTactatatgaatgaatgaatgaacaatctaaaaaaatattaaacttcgCTGTAAAAGTGAAACAAGGAATgtggtgtataattgtgtgaaaTGTATAATGAAAATTAAGCAATTTCGCcaagcaaatataaaaaaataagttgcaGCAGTTTTTATTTCGACTGAACTTGAGAAATCCGCGATGGGACTGAGCGCAaatcagtgttgccaactattttcaacggaaagtagctaaagtctgctcgaaaagtcgccaaatgtcgctagatgacgtcatgcgtatatttgcatattgatgacgtaattacgtcgtatttgcattttgcgtgttttccctaatccttcctcatgtgtccaatataattatgaacttaagctttgtaacagtgagtaatataagtgcatcgaaagaaaaaaataaataaataagaaaaaaaaagaaaatggtcaaattaaatagttttatttcaagcaaaaGAGAAGCAGGTAAGTGATAGGTCCGTTGCAACACCGATCAGGGCAGACACAGGGAGATGAGTAACTGtaccgggaaagcaagacctcgtgcttacaggacagtattggcgacatttggaaacttgctaaggtttgtcgaaaagttgctagatttgtcactaggcgcttaaaaaaaaaaaaaagtcgtcaaGGCGGGATCACTTAACGGCGGATTTGCGCATGGGCAGTCAAGACTCGTAGGAGTGAGCATCTCCTGCAGTAACTgcagctggggggggggggtctgtgagtgctttgggacgggggaggggccggcggcggcagctgctgtggcaagttgagaagagtcagtacagacacatcagagtctccaaaagtctccagtaacacaagaaaaagtcgccagatttgtcgctagtcgctttttaaaaaaattgtcgctagagggatttaaaaagtcgctaaatatagcgacaaa
Proteins encoded:
- the LOC128513445 gene encoding uncharacterized protein LOC128513445 produces the protein MGEDNTDVKEDSKERTLVLWEKQFQQTIFVDISDNDDSLHFSHLQSSITMHVSHSLAASSGLSGSSKFVEDSAKSSFYISSNNRDYSNKSKVKRNEMKVSVPQPHTLPEQMRWTHEEDNTSDEDQEELPYDGKQQYNCSNSLKQGNHSTDAFTTLRSGDKLVSGGIVNTICRKPVFAEKYHQASIPDFLARHFSFDELFNCGRLIEAETMPEVSLMDSINETTRKTSPKPHSTTEKHSIKFKTSVFELNRDENLTTLEVTDSKAKSAGTETHDSNKDNEVLNQSDFSEKSKSYSSSSIHSSPGTPLVATEDEKEVVENNLQQSCSVKPPKLHEIDTRTIKSSLGKTSSSNELKYGQGQVHFPLPDFSKVAPKIKFPKNDGVSKPGYVPATNRAQTTQDIPSILSSPCKADVISRVLEDSDWLPEKPKMDKDEMLQSIFDQELQKQYFTETIISKLSSKKKEDIQDRKDDFKAVPHTFPSTKEGFDEKKIQSCLSKQKSQTEGYRLTVELKDIINHFKVQVEEFEICINNMSMTVEEQKTVFKSMMEAQDQLERNYMRKKEEHRTLELQNYMGFKRNTGKFDPDRLVEGEIFKLGLHLEDIKEQIDRNVYRALSPSPSTTPASPLHEEYISSSSLQPPPQKESISRCSSKSSTKDKAEESYKESYGTVDSPLGCPRENNLSRCLDTDDWIASDAEHRLEKGADCDASVDNEVPDVFLLTHRSRHAHSRHHTNRMSHDSNYSFPVSLQNLAPDTFQSRQGDHYRRASIAPTIAITSNTLGNITSSGVFNKSRKNRNIAYMKPSYSLPFSFKIQDQQSEPGVTSMKCSIQADSALQPNNIYFYRTENVVHRVKDEAINTTIDKDRDAASLMKRITDHMAKTLSADLTKAQLYRKLHLRKQEMT